Proteins from a genomic interval of Chanodichthys erythropterus isolate Z2021 chromosome 6, ASM2448905v1, whole genome shotgun sequence:
- the mon1a gene encoding vacuolar fusion protein MON1 homolog A, producing the protein MAADVHNKGVCWEIKNGNLAPSDRLRQDRSDSPTPGLVEGTEPGAGQEGAMFVHAQSFEDLTADSESNTDDKSAEVGDSNLENTQKVALEGGEEEVQEESLEAEQEEVGKEEVQSSNKAKEEDVTSETWRSHRKHVFVLSEAGKPIYTRYGTEEALSSIMGVMMLLMSFVEDKKNIIRSIHADGYRVVFLRKSPLILVGVFRTSCSDRELTRELHYVYYQIVSLLTLTQLNHVFQNRQSYDLRRLLAGSEHLTDSLLRLLDRDPGLLLSAVMCLPLASSARDVVSSSLQAAKAKNLVFSILLAGNRLVTLVRKKDQFLHHMDLHLLFNLVVSSSSFREGEGWTPICLPKFNPAGFFHAHISYLEPASDLCLILVSTDREDFFNLSDCKKRFLERLRRRSAYQSLQEALNTPSYPVSQVGIPELRHFVYKSKSSGLYTSPDLPAPYQEEEEHERLMGLYQHLHSCLHNPTRPLRYIYRCAETENLYALVTSGFELYLCFSPLGTKGLAVSAVNKLLKWIRKEEDRLFILSPLTY; encoded by the exons ATGGCGGCAGATGTCCACAATAAGGGTGTATGCTGGGAGATTAAAAATGGCAACTTGGCGCCATCAGATAGACTCCGGCAGGACCGATCAGACAGTCCAACCCCCGGCCTGGTAGAGGGGACAGAGCCAG GTGCCGGACAGGAGGGTGCCATGTTCGTTCACGCCCAGTCTTTTGAGGACCTGACTGCTGACAGTGAGTCTAACACTGATGACAAATCTGCAGAGGTGGGCGACTCTAATCTAGAGAACACTCAAAAAGTGGCTCTGGAAGGAGGTGAGGAGGAGGTGCAGGAGGAAAGCTTAGAGGCTGAACAGGAGGAGGTGGGCAAAGAGGAGGTGCAGAGCAGCAACAAGGCAAAAGAGGAGGATGTGACCAGCGAAACGTGGCGGAGTCACAGGAAGCATGTGTTTGTCTTGAGTGAGGCAGGGAAACCCATCTACACACGCTACGGCACGGAGGAGGCGCTCTCCAGCATCATGGGAGTCATGATGTTACTCATGTCATTTGTAGAAGATAAGAAGAACATTATACGCTCCATCCATGCAG ATGGTTACAGGGTGGTATTCCTGCGGAAGAGCCCTCTCATCCTGGTGGGCGTCTTTCGTACGAGCTGCTCTGACCGGGAATTGACACGAGAGCTTCATTATGTCTACTATCAGATCGTTAGCCTGCTCACTCTCACTCAGCTGAACCACGTCTTCCAGAACCGGCAGAGCTACGACTTGCGGCGCCTGCTGGCCGGCTCAGAGCACCTCACCGACAGCCTGCTGCGGCTCCTGGACCGAGATCCGGGGCTGCTGCTGAGTGCCGTGATGTGCCTGCCTTTGGCCAGCTCGGCTCGTGACGTGGTCTCCTCCAGCTTGCAGGCTGCTAAAGCCAAGAACCTGGTATTCTCCATCCTGCTAGCAGGAAACAGGCTGGTGACGCTGGTGCGCAAAAAGGACCAGTTCCTGCACCACATGGACCTGCACTTGCTCTTCAACTTGGTCGTTTCTTCGTCCTCCTTCCGCGAAGGCGAGGGGTGGACGCCCATATGTCTGCCCAAGTTTAACCCGGCTGGATTTTTCCACGCACATATTTCTTACCTGGAACCAGCCTCTGATCTGTGTCTGATCCTGGTATCCACCGATCGAGAGGATTTCTTTAACCTCTCCGACTGCAAGAAGCGGTTTCTGGAGCGTTTGCGCAGACGCAGTGCATATCAATCCCTGCAGGAAGCACTGAACACGCCAAGTTATCCTGTCTCACAGGTCGGCATACCTGAGCTGCGACACTTTGTGTACAAATCTAAAAGCTCTGGGCTCTATACAAG CCCTGACCTTCCAGCACCATACCAGGAAGAAGAGGAGCACGAAAGGCTGATGGGATTGTACCAGCACCTGCACAGCTGCCTGCATAACCCCACACGCCCCCTACGCTACATTTACCGCTGTGCAGAGACTGAAAACCTTTATGCCTTG GTAACAAGTGGTTTCGAGCTCTACCTCTGCTTCAGTCCTTTGGGAACAAAGGGACTCGCTGTATCTGCTGTCAACAAACTCCTGAAGTGGATCAGGAAGGAGGAGGATCGTCTGTTCATACTCAGTCCTTTAACATACTGA
- the LOC137021006 gene encoding phospholipase A2 inhibitor gamma subunit B-like: MALQIISLLLFTVFFSKALTLECYNCTTIASSATCTQTANCSSNSHCRYMTTYYAEIKSCTDSALCANWTMHVGQYNMVSRCCASDHCNNAPAADPDNELTCYTCSDTNCSKTLKCKGVENQCITATVGFNGTNSIIKGCASQNICNNSTLVNPALPQGLIVSSVSCCGANLCNNAQSTTQGLFLLVPILSLLFSI; encoded by the exons ATGGCACTGCAAATCATCAGCTTGCTTCTTTTCACTGTGTTTTTCTCCAAAG CACTGACACTGGAGTGTTACAACTGTACCACAATAGCTTCATCTGCAACATGCACTCAAACTGCCAACTGTTCTTCAAACTCACATTGCAGATACATGACCACATACT ATGCTGAGATTAAATCTTGCACAGATTCTGCCTTGTGTGCTAACTGGACCATGCATGTTGGACAGTACAACATGGTTTCCCGATGCTGTGCTTCAGATCACTGCAACAATGCTCCAG CTGCAGACCCAGATAATGAACTGACGTGTTACACCTGTAGTGACACAAACTGCtcaaaaacactgaaatgtAAAGGTGTTGAGAACCAGTGCATCACTGCAACAG TTGGATTTAATGGCACGAACTCCATTATCAAAGGATGTGCAAGTCAAAACATCTGTAACAACAGTACACTAGTGAACCCTGCACTTCCCCAAGGCCTAATCGTGTCTTCTGTTTCATGTTGTGGAGCAAACCTGTGTAATAATGCCCAGAGTACAACACAGGGACTGTTTCTGCTGGTACCAATACTTTCCCTCCTTTTTTCCATCTGA